Proteins found in one Nitrosopumilus maritimus SCM1 genomic segment:
- a CDS encoding UbiD family decarboxylase, with protein sequence MSDLRNYISKIKKNKELKTVKTKVSTKYEIAGITAKVDGSHAVLFENIKESDFHLVANLVGTRKRFALAVGGTEYNIHEKVISAIKKAKAPKIISSGKFQENSSKNLLSMPIVTHFEKESGPFITSSIAYAKNPETGKQNSSFHRMMPIDKTHFSIRMVEGRHLHRCFIDAKEHGEDLKIAITVGVHPAISIAGAYQAEWGKDEIDIANSLLGGKLTLTKLPFTGLNIPSGSEIVMEGRVLQDKTHPEWMVEMLQTYDHERSQPVFELENMYFRNNPIFHDVLSGYSEHRLLMGMPIESKLNGDLKKAFKQTQQVSMTNGGCNWLHAVVQIKKKHDSDAKKIIKKTFESHRSLKQVTVVDEDIDPNSAEAVEYAMATRFQADKDLIILKNVRGSSLDPSSNQKKLQTAKMGIDATRSLSKRPEGFELAKIPKIDKIKLEKYFK encoded by the coding sequence ATGAGTGATTTAAGAAATTATATTTCAAAAATAAAGAAAAACAAAGAACTCAAAACTGTAAAAACTAAAGTTTCAACAAAATATGAGATTGCAGGAATTACTGCAAAAGTTGACGGTTCACATGCTGTACTATTTGAAAATATCAAGGAAAGTGATTTTCATCTAGTTGCAAATTTGGTTGGTACTCGAAAAAGATTTGCTCTAGCTGTTGGAGGTACTGAATATAATATACATGAAAAAGTCATCTCTGCTATCAAAAAGGCAAAAGCCCCAAAAATTATCTCCTCTGGCAAATTTCAAGAAAATAGCTCAAAAAACCTCCTTTCCATGCCTATTGTTACTCATTTTGAAAAAGAATCTGGCCCATTTATCACCTCATCAATTGCATATGCCAAAAACCCTGAAACTGGAAAACAAAATTCATCTTTTCATCGAATGATGCCAATTGATAAAACTCATTTTTCAATACGAATGGTTGAAGGACGTCATTTACATCGATGTTTTATTGATGCTAAGGAACATGGCGAGGATCTCAAGATTGCAATAACTGTTGGTGTTCATCCTGCAATTTCTATTGCCGGAGCATATCAAGCAGAGTGGGGAAAAGACGAGATTGATATTGCAAATTCTCTGTTGGGTGGAAAACTGACTTTAACAAAACTCCCATTTACTGGACTAAATATTCCATCAGGTTCAGAAATCGTTATGGAAGGAAGAGTTCTTCAGGACAAAACACATCCTGAATGGATGGTCGAAATGCTTCAAACATATGACCATGAAAGATCTCAACCAGTTTTTGAACTTGAAAATATGTATTTTAGAAATAATCCAATATTTCATGATGTTTTGTCTGGTTATTCAGAACATAGATTATTGATGGGTATGCCAATTGAATCAAAATTAAATGGTGATTTGAAAAAAGCATTCAAGCAAACACAACAAGTATCCATGACAAATGGTGGATGTAATTGGCTACATGCAGTTGTACAAATAAAAAAGAAACACGATTCCGATGCAAAAAAAATTATCAAAAAAACATTCGAATCTCATCGTTCGCTAAAACAAGTAACAGTAGTTGATGAGGATATTGATCCTAACAGTGCTGAGGCAGTAGAATATGCTATGGCCACAAGATTCCAGGCAGACAAAGATCTTATAATTCTAAAAAACGTGCGTGGCTCTAGCCTTGATCCATCAAGTAATCAAAAGAAGTTACAGACTGCAAAAATGGGTATTGATGCAACTAGATCACTTTCAAAACGTCCTGAAGGATTTGAATTGGCAAAAATCCCAAAAATCGATAAAATTAAACTCGAAAAATATTTCAAATAA
- a CDS encoding nascent polypeptide-associated complex protein has product MMRGGNREMRRMMDKMGLDMNELPNVQEVTIKTDKKEIIISKPSVTEMKAKDNSIFTVTADSYEERELEVPIFSEEDIQLVSQQAGVDEEKAKAALEEAKGDLARAILLLTTG; this is encoded by the coding sequence ATGATGCGCGGAGGAAATCGCGAAATGCGAAGAATGATGGACAAGATGGGCTTGGACATGAATGAACTGCCAAACGTTCAAGAAGTCACGATCAAGACCGACAAGAAAGAGATCATTATTTCAAAACCCTCTGTTACAGAAATGAAAGCCAAAGATAATTCCATTTTCACTGTTACTGCAGATAGTTATGAGGAAAGGGAATTGGAAGTTCCTATTTTCTCCGAAGAGGATATTCAACTTGTTAGCCAACAAGCAGGTGTTGATGAAGAAAAGGCCAAAGCCGCATTAGAGGAAGCAAAAGGCGATCTTGCCAGAGCCATTCTACTGTTAACTACTGGATAA
- a CDS encoding PUA domain-containing protein, with product MDHVLKLQASIDSLFGNGVSKHLPKDIEMTFSRKTGRIRTVIHKGKLLCTLRIDGGLAISPYFAQMLLKSKTFKENCVEINKDAAPFVQEGRSVFCKHVVKCGKNVRIASDTPVLFKNKVIAVGRAVLSYEMISDFDRGVAIKVRDSLKSRKEEKEP from the coding sequence ATGGACCATGTCCTGAAATTACAAGCTTCCATTGACTCCCTATTTGGAAATGGTGTTTCTAAACATCTTCCAAAAGACATCGAAATGACATTCTCTAGAAAAACCGGTAGAATTCGAACTGTTATTCATAAAGGAAAACTATTGTGCACATTAAGAATTGATGGAGGTTTGGCAATTAGTCCATACTTTGCTCAAATGCTCTTGAAGAGTAAAACCTTCAAAGAAAATTGTGTTGAGATAAACAAAGATGCCGCACCATTTGTTCAAGAAGGCAGATCAGTATTTTGTAAACATGTTGTAAAATGCGGAAAAAATGTTAGAATTGCATCTGACACTCCAGTTCTGTTCAAAAACAAAGTGATTGCAGTAGGTAGGGCTGTTTTGTCATATGAGATGATTTCTGATTTTGATAGAGGTGTAGCCATTAAGGTTAGAGATAGTTTAAAAAGTCGTAAAGAGGAAAAAGAACCATGA
- a CDS encoding phosphate uptake regulator PhoU yields MEEREETRKIQFTGKSSYIVSLPKQWIMDLGLKQGDQIRMVRKGSSTLELYPPKFESRSQKKEEAIIEINSEEKASSIVRKLISLYFLGFKTINVKPKDGRLSPIQRNTVKEAVKRMLMGSEIISDSTSGITVQVLVNLLELSVDGAFKRMIHLAKSMSSDALLAVKENNEDLAQEVINTDDEVDRFGFYIIRQLKIAIQNEHMLKEMGFRNPRNCLGYRLVVKNIERTGDHAAFIAKDLLEFKKPVKKEILQKLQDMNEFCLASLDEACLALFKEDYAQAERTIEKTNDIAKFEKKVREASKSLKDDEEIYRVRRMTENIRRISEYASDIAEIVLNMNIEKAIKKTA; encoded by the coding sequence ATGGAAGAAAGAGAAGAAACAAGAAAAATACAGTTTACAGGTAAATCATCGTATATAGTTTCACTACCAAAACAGTGGATCATGGATTTGGGATTAAAACAAGGTGATCAGATTAGAATGGTAAGAAAAGGCTCATCAACCTTAGAGCTTTATCCTCCAAAATTTGAATCACGTAGTCAGAAAAAAGAAGAGGCAATAATTGAAATCAATTCTGAAGAAAAAGCATCATCAATTGTTAGAAAATTAATTTCACTTTATTTTCTGGGATTTAAGACAATTAATGTAAAGCCGAAAGATGGGAGATTAAGCCCCATTCAAAGAAACACGGTAAAAGAAGCAGTAAAGCGAATGTTGATGGGTTCTGAAATAATTTCAGACTCCACTAGTGGAATTACAGTACAAGTTCTAGTAAATTTGCTAGAATTATCAGTTGATGGAGCATTCAAGAGGATGATTCACTTGGCAAAATCAATGTCAAGTGATGCATTACTGGCAGTGAAAGAAAACAATGAGGATTTAGCTCAAGAGGTAATCAACACAGATGACGAAGTAGATAGATTTGGATTCTACATCATTCGTCAGTTAAAGATAGCAATCCAAAACGAACACATGCTAAAAGAGATGGGCTTTAGAAATCCTAGAAATTGTCTGGGATACAGACTAGTTGTAAAAAATATAGAGAGAACAGGAGATCACGCGGCATTTATTGCAAAAGATCTCTTGGAATTCAAAAAACCAGTGAAAAAGGAGATTTTGCAGAAATTACAAGACATGAATGAGTTCTGCTTAGCATCACTGGATGAAGCATGTCTGGCTCTGTTCAAGGAAGACTATGCACAGGCTGAAAGGACCATTGAGAAAACCAATGATATTGCAAAATTTGAGAAAAAGGTTAGAGAGGCTTCAAAATCGCTGAAAGATGATGAGGAGATTTACAGGGTCAGAAGAATGACAGAGAATATCAGAAGGATTTCTGAATATGCCAGCGATATTGCAGAAATTGTCCTCAATATGAACATAGAAAAGGCAATAAAAAAAACGGCATAG